The Methylocella silvestris BL2 DNA segment CGGTCGATTGCAATTGGCTTCGCGTCGCCGAAGCCGTGGATGACCGACCTCATATTCAGCTCTCGTGTTCAATCCGGCGCCCTGCGCGAGCCCCCGACTCCCTTCCCCGCCGTCTGACGATATGGAACCTCCGAGACCGGCAAGGAATGCGCCCGCAGTTAAATTCTCGCGGAGGCGGATTCTGGAGAAGGTTTCGGTCGGCCTGCAACAGCGCTGTGACTTTTTTGCAAGAGCCCCTTTCCAACGCAGCCGGAAGGGACACTATAAATTGACAAAATTGGTAGACTTTATCAGTTTCTAGCCCGGAGCTTCGCTATGGCCAACACGGCCGCGTAAGCGAAACGGAGCGCAATAATGAAGACAACAACCCTACCGCCGCCTGTGTCGCGCGTCGGCATTCCCCTGTTGCTGGCCATCGCGGCGTCGTCAGGCGCGTTCGCGCAAACGGCGCAGCCCGCGGCCGAAGCCCATGTCGAAGACGTCGTGGTGACAGCTCCAGCGGAACCCGAGTCGAGCGATGTCGCAGCCTTCTCCGAAAAGCAGGCGACGAAATATCAGGAGACGCCTCAGGCTGTGACGGTCATCACCGAACAGCAGCTTCAAAATCTTCAGATTACCAATTTGCAGGGCGCGCAAAAACTCGCGCCGAGCCTGAACTACAAGTTCAGCAATGTTCGCAATCTGACCATCAATATCCGCGGCTTCGGCGCCGCCTCCTCCGACGCCACGGACGCCATCTTCGGCGGCGTGCCGATCTACATAGACGGCGTCTATCAGCCGCGTCCGGGCCAGGCGGTTTTCGACGTGCCAGATCTCGTCGGCGTTGAAGTGCTGAAAGGTCCGCAAGGAACCTCAGGCGGCCAGGACAGCACGGGCGGCGCGGTCAAACTGACGACGGCGCTGCCGAGCTTCGTCACACAGCAGCTCGTCGAGGCCTCATATGGCAGCTACAACCAGGTGCAGTTCAAAGGCAGCGCCACCGGCGCGATCGCTGGAAGCGACAAATTCGCGTTCCGGCTGGCTGTCTTCAGCAATGACCACGAGGGCTATGTCCAGAATTACGGCGGATATGGCGGTCAGAACTACAATGACTGGCATTCCAAGGGCGCGCGCGGCCAAATCCTCTACCAGCCCGACGAGAATCTCTCGGTTCGGCTGATCTTCGACTATTCACACGTCAATCAGGTGTGCTGCCGCGAAGTGCTGGCGGGCGTCGCGACGCAGCGCGCGAATGGCGCAATCGTCGCGAACAATTTCTTCCAGCGCGCGGGCGCAGTCGGCTTCACCTTGCCGATTCCCTTTGCCGGGCCTCAGGACTATTTGCTGGCGCGCAACGGATATCAGCAGACTGCGCAGGAAACCTATGGCGCCGCCGCCAACATCAACTACACATTCAACGGATTTAACCTCAGCTCCATCACCTCGTTCCGCGGATGGGATTTTCATCCGAACAACAGAAGCAATGTCGGAACGATGGATCTCATTACGAATACCAACGGACATATCACTCAACGGTCGGTGACGCAGGATCTCAAGCTCACGCTGCCAAAATCAGACACTTTCGATGGCTTCTTTGGCGTATTCTATCTCTATGAGCAGCTTTATGATTGGGGCCTGACGACCTATGGCTCTAACGCGGGCGCCTTTTACGGGGCTCCCGGCAATTCAAGGGCGCTCAACAACGCAATATATAATTTGCTCGGACGGCAGACCTACGACAATCCGCAAACGAACGAGGTCGCTCCCTATGTTCAGGGGACATGGCACGCAACGCCAGAGCTCGATATAACCGGCGGC contains these protein-coding regions:
- a CDS encoding TonB-dependent receptor is translated as MKTTTLPPPVSRVGIPLLLAIAASSGAFAQTAQPAAEAHVEDVVVTAPAEPESSDVAAFSEKQATKYQETPQAVTVITEQQLQNLQITNLQGAQKLAPSLNYKFSNVRNLTINIRGFGAASSDATDAIFGGVPIYIDGVYQPRPGQAVFDVPDLVGVEVLKGPQGTSGGQDSTGGAVKLTTALPSFVTQQLVEASYGSYNQVQFKGSATGAIAGSDKFAFRLAVFSNDHEGYVQNYGGYGGQNYNDWHSKGARGQILYQPDENLSVRLIFDYSHVNQVCCREVLAGVATQRANGAIVANNFFQRAGAVGFTLPIPFAGPQDYLLARNGYQQTAQETYGAAANINYTFNGFNLSSITSFRGWDFHPNNRSNVGTMDLITNTNGHITQRSVTQDLKLTLPKSDTFDGFFGVFYLYEQLYDWGLTTYGSNAGAFYGAPGNSRALNNAIYNLLGRQTYDNPQTNEVAPYVQGTWHATPELDITGGARYSYYDKTSLFRQYRFSSLNLSGFTAAQRATAISALNSFIGADNQFSADTNHSFFSALASASYKFTPDVYGYVTYARGGRDGGPNPSANLPTGTPTTVLPESVDSFETGVKAQFLDGRLLTNVAAFAMVNHNYITNFSRLSASGSTISYLANADSAISRGFEADIRYQPFEGLSTYASVTYDDAYYGSFDKAPCPYELALTSQTTCSLTGRRLSLTPRWAAAGGAEYSRNLGQVLEILPKPLVGYIGADVTFQTSTYSNTDDSIYSVVPSYALLNLHAGFKFDDGSWDLAAWVHNAANLHYWTNVSATVLPGGLIGGNVGDPLTAGVTLRAKL